In Daucus carota subsp. sativus chromosome 4, DH1 v3.0, whole genome shotgun sequence, one DNA window encodes the following:
- the LOC108217640 gene encoding uncharacterized protein LOC108217640, producing the protein MSRRIHTTDVGSIACDELDELGAGKEGWLVENPNLLAALDTHSIALANRTIVLILQFNGSGSRVKIRPDLSPIEAEYISAIEWLVFDEIRVLALGTSCGYLLIYSLNAQLLHRQIVYPGRILRLRVRGTKRDLKEDTSSEEVCVVLAGVIARFDGSVIQSMLHRRFQETQDQFWDEMSEKSSFEDPENSFGRLPYQLWNVNKYGSCADAAITGIMPPPLMELQSSQRYFCAVTIGNDAVISAFRLSEDRKRSLVGSILSKVVPATFSTIASLSSMFWRSEPKSVKKSEPKPQPFAQAFPLTCLKDSPRKGEKLTLSPSGTLAAITDSLGRILLMDTQALVVVRLWKGYRDASCLFVEMLVNKNMGASSSAYHGNVKSDYCLCLAIHAPRKGIVEVWQMRTGHRLLTLTCSKGSKLLQPTYRFDSSNGSSSSYAPLEAFFLNGDSGQLSVLNSSLK; encoded by the exons ATGTCTAGACGAATACACACAACCGACGTGGGGTCCATCGCCTGCGACGAGCTCGACGAATTGGGCGCCGGAAAAGAAGGCTGGCTCGTTGAAAACCCTAATTTACTCGCTGCTCTCGATACCCATTCAATTGCGTTGGCTAATCGTACAATTGTGCTTATTCTTCAGTTTAACGGGTCCGGGTCTCGGGTCAAGATCCGACCCGATCTGTCCCCAATTGAGGCCGAGTACATATCTGCTATTGAGTGGttggtgtttgatgaaattagggttcttgcTCTGGGGACTTCTTGTGGGTATTTGTTGATTTACTCTCTCAATGCTCAGCTTCTTCATAGACAG ATAGTTTACCCTGGACGGATTCTTAGGTTACGAGTTCGTGGAACTAAGCGAGATCTTAAAGAAGATACATCATCTGAGGAGGTTTGCGTGGTTTTGGCAGGCGTAATTGCCCGTTTTGATGGGTCTGTTATTCAG AGTATGCTGCATCGTCGCTTTCAAGAAACACAGGATCAGTTCTGGGATGAGATGTCCGAAAAAAGTTCTTTTGAGGATCCTGAAAACTCTTTTGGTAGACTTCCATACCAACTGTGGAATGTTAACAAATATGGTTCTTgtgctgatgctgcaataacTGGCATCATGCCCCCTCCTCTAATGGAACTTCAG TCAAGTCAACGATATTTCTGCGCGGTCACTATTGGGAATGATGCTGTAATTTCAGCATTCAG ACTTTCGGAAGACAGAAAGAGGTCACTAGTGGGATCTATTCTGTCAAAAGTTGTTCCAGCAACATTTTCAACCATAGCATCTTTATCGAGTATGTTTTGGCGCAGCGAACCAAAGTCAGTAAAAAAATCAGAGCCCAAGCCGCAACCATTTGCCCAAG CTTTTCCTCTCACGTGTTTGAAGGATAGTCCTAGAAAGGGTGAGAAGCTCACTTTATCACCAAGTGGTACTTTGGCGGCGATAACAGACTCACTTGGTCGTATCTTGCTCATGGATACCCAGGCTCTTGTAGTGGTGCGCTTGTGGAAG GGGTATCGTGATGCTAGCTGCCTGTTTGTTGAGATGCTTGTTAATAAGAATATGGGCGCATCAAGTTCAGCTTATCATGGCAATGTTAAGAGTGACTATTGCCTGTGTTTAGCCATTCACGCACCTCGGAAAGGGATAGTTGAG GTTTGGCAAATGCGAACAGGACATCGTCTTCTTACACTAACATGCAGTAAGGGCAGCAAATTGTTGCAACCCACATACAGATTTGATTCATCTAATGGATCATCTTCTTCATATGCACCCTTGGAAGCTTTCTTTTTAAATGGGGACTCTGGCCAGTTGTCAGTGTTAAATAGTTCTCTAAAATGA